One genomic region from Campylobacter concisus encodes:
- a CDS encoding LPP20 family lipoprotein, producing the protein MKIKILFFAVMATLFSGCTFNGFMGEPTSTSNRNVVIQKVDKDDLREVMKKEKMIYDSAPRETTFRATGEGIAPLNSLSYAQSVTLAKRAAMADAYSQLAGKLYGVKINAEDTVRDAMLNDSSITSKVQGLVKNARIVNENFKDGLYKVNMELKIDEDKWREVFSY; encoded by the coding sequence ATGAAGATTAAAATTTTATTTTTTGCTGTAATGGCGACACTTTTTAGTGGTTGTACATTTAACGGCTTTATGGGCGAGCCGACAAGCACATCAAATCGCAATGTAGTCATCCAAAAGGTCGATAAAGACGATCTTAGAGAGGTGATGAAAAAAGAGAAGATGATATATGATAGCGCTCCAAGAGAGACTACTTTTAGGGCTACAGGTGAGGGTATAGCTCCGTTAAATTCGCTCTCTTATGCTCAGTCTGTAACTTTAGCAAAAAGAGCGGCGATGGCTGATGCTTATTCGCAGCTTGCTGGTAAGCTTTATGGCGTAAAGATCAACGCTGAAGACACCGTAAGAGACGCGATGCTAAACGACTCATCTATCACTTCAAAGGTTCAAGGCCTTGTCAAAAACGCAAGGATCGTGAATGAAAATTTCAAAGACGGGCTTTATAAGGTAAATATGGAGCTTAAGATAGACGAAGATAAGTGGCGAGAAGTCTTTTCTTACTAA
- a CDS encoding sigma-54-dependent transcriptional regulator, with product MNIVIVEDDINMRKSLEIALGEYEELNIKSYKSAVEALKKLSDDTDLIITDINMPKMDGLEFIKELNGKFDVIIMTGNATLNKAIESVRLGVKDFLTKPFDVSTLYEAIKRVETLKQKTPKSIKKVETKSENNGFLATSKALEATLNIALKAARTDASIMLSGESGVGKEVFAKFIHANSPRKDAVFVALNMAAIPENLIESELFGFEKGAFTDAATTKKGQFELANGGTLFLDEIGEMPINLQPKLLRALQEREITRLGATKSEKIDVRIICATNANLELAMKEGRFREDLFYRLNTIPLFIPPLRERKDEILPIAQDTLEKCCKEYGFEAKNFSKAAKEELLSYDYPGNIRELISVVQRAAILSEGDEILPNDLFLQARSKK from the coding sequence ATGAATATCGTCATAGTAGAAGATGACATCAATATGCGAAAGTCGCTTGAGATCGCACTTGGCGAGTATGAAGAGCTAAATATAAAAAGCTATAAGAGTGCAGTTGAAGCCCTAAAAAAACTAAGCGATGACACTGATCTAATCATCACCGATATAAACATGCCAAAGATGGATGGACTTGAGTTTATTAAGGAGTTAAATGGCAAATTTGACGTCATCATAATGACAGGAAATGCGACACTTAATAAGGCGATTGAGAGCGTTAGGCTCGGCGTGAAGGACTTTTTAACAAAGCCATTTGACGTCTCAACTCTATATGAAGCGATAAAAAGGGTAGAGACGCTAAAACAAAAGACTCCAAAAAGCATAAAAAAAGTTGAAACTAAAAGCGAAAATAACGGCTTTTTAGCCACTTCAAAGGCGCTTGAAGCTACGCTAAATATCGCGCTAAAAGCCGCGAGGACTGACGCTTCAATAATGCTTAGTGGCGAAAGTGGCGTTGGCAAGGAGGTCTTTGCTAAATTTATCCACGCAAACTCACCTAGAAAAGATGCTGTATTTGTTGCTTTAAATATGGCAGCGATCCCTGAAAATTTGATAGAAAGTGAGCTTTTTGGCTTTGAAAAGGGCGCATTTACTGACGCTGCGACTACCAAAAAAGGGCAGTTTGAGCTAGCAAATGGTGGAACGCTATTTTTAGATGAGATCGGCGAGATGCCTATAAATTTACAACCAAAGCTGCTTCGTGCCTTGCAGGAGCGCGAGATAACAAGACTTGGCGCTACAAAGAGCGAAAAGATAGATGTTCGCATCATCTGCGCTACAAACGCAAATTTAGAGCTTGCGATGAAGGAGGGCAGGTTTAGGGAGGATCTTTTCTACCGCCTAAACACGATCCCGCTTTTCATCCCGCCACTTCGTGAGCGAAAAGATGAAATTTTACCTATCGCGCAGGATACTTTGGAAAAATGTTGCAAAGAGTATGGCTTTGAGGCTAAAAATTTCTCAAAAGCGGCAAAAGAGGAGCTTTTGAGCTACGACTATCCAGGCAACATAAGAGAGCTCATTTCAGTCGTGCAGCGTGCAGCGATACTAAGTGAGGGTGATGAAATTTTGCCAAATGATCTATTTTTACAAGCTAGAAGCAAAAAATAG